The proteins below come from a single Lepeophtheirus salmonis chromosome 4, UVic_Lsal_1.4, whole genome shotgun sequence genomic window:
- the LOC121115958 gene encoding uncharacterized protein has translation MTIASKCKKKRRVFPQKRKLRTSSEPLKLKDTVTKWSGFYSQVSELNLKGAATQNPDLEIHESEFFRRLREAQEENFSGSFQEFTKDVFTFRNHSGKKKKGMRNLTECSNSLAIFLYNRESIYQTLIQCLEKQETSDLGSLYNISVGFFADVSLTKEIEVYFDGFMKVFESSLSQRTDASVVQIIFQSLLSIVKELLKNSSLTTMQLSDKLIYLFDSNKYPDYVIDFISVVFAPILRKNKFNRDEVLHSILKTECVDGIVKVLGRAIKNFGSNFFTGAEKAWSNYLESINDSVILEELHDFIINSDPSVIEFEPLVKLTITAFMSDPCKFSRSLNKLIMRKKAKFIPGGYISKILRNGLPDELFNEGYEIGSLIITSLVALPEHKIQRFDLKNFVRDILKKRPQIISHLSVDDEKFNYLLMPLFIEACGCTQMDEDIMPYVEPLGNLIAGTYSDQDSNLPQYKIVEFSTDQPNSLNTFPNRIIRLIDDLKTRESALKALLGVRPLNKKIIIKKLRLLVELDFKDDEMSYFVLHILHDLMSKSEFLKLSEDLKLVDKLLKLVQSSKAAIYPFQNLNLICTSNIENFLSAKEIFDVLVPHLSSGQPKIRHCVLNSLAALKSNEEENTIMKHALEAERIKIDLSNYKERIRLLSYLEKRPDDEGNTLRSSSVLEEVRIRVLCSNLMLNFSLLWEPIAQLILSFPKNSSDQSLFWKIYFEILSSAYQNITSDDCGDNVDYVNFRNLLLKMCESLPGTQLQKWNRNFVSNFLDIFLINEFNRKRKDDVNEELEEKNMDGNEENGNLDVLNCIENGQDIEVMAIDSVKVNESENMEEFSLEKTETKYFKAIKNVSKSLNHHLKIFSKMSNLRSVYRYVDLRAFIVQNLLSDPFLENRKMALDFILVSENKCINQNQRDVLNALTDKKGWKTSLRDFVQKFNEENEVYSSVSWITNKFISGLLKETRYLKHTSQVSNRKTILEIISKFKDFDNIFNDILDDIDTTHYWELNFDILLIGRQYLSISDNLAKRAISTVEVNLPYINKDSKKSKDRYKAIEVYTKLIKTLRNQYLWPFETKKIHEDLHSSTVYRYL, from the exons GCAGCGACTCAAAATCCGGACTTGGAGATCCATGAATCCGAATTTTTCCGTCGTCTTAGGGAGGCCCAAGAAGAAAATTTTTCTGGGAGCTTTCAAGAGTTCACAAAAGATGTTTTCACTTTTAGGAACCAttctggaaaaaagaaaaaaggaatgaGAAATTTGACAGAGTGCTCCAATTCACTCGCCATATTCCTCTACAACCGAGAATCCATTTACCAAACCCTTATTCAGTGCTTAGAGAAACAAGAGACATCGGATCTGGGGTCTCTCTATAACATATCCGTGGGATTCTTTGCAGATGTTTCTCTAACTAAGGAAATTGAAGTCTATTTTGATGGCTTTATGAAAGTGTTTGAATCGTCTTTGAGTCAACGAACAGATGCCTCTGTGGTTCAG atCATCTTTCAATCTCTTCTGAGTATCGTCAaagaattgttaaaaaattcttcTCTCACCACAATGCAGCTCTCTGATAAACTTATATACCTTTTTGACTCGAATAAATATCCCGACTATGTCATTGACTTCATTTCTGTGGTTTTCGCTCCTATTCTCCGAAAGAACAAATTTAATCGGGATGAAGTACTCCATTCTATTCTAAAAACAGAGTGTGTTGATGGGATTGTTAAAGTTCTGGGTCGTGCTATCAAAAACTTCGGGTCCAATTTTTTCACTGGTGCTGAGAAAGCTTGGTCTAATTATCTTGAGTCCATCAACGATTCAGTAATTCTAGAGGAATTGCatgattttattatcaattcGGATCCCTCTGTAATAGAGTTTGAACCATTGGTTAAACTAACTATCACGGCTTTTATGTCAGATCCTTGCAAATTTTCTCgttctttgaataaattgattatGAGGAAGAAAGCAAAGTTTATTCCTGGAGgttatatatctaaaattttaagaaatggaCTACCAgatgaattatttaatgaagGGTATGAAATAGGATCTCTTATTATCACAAGTTTAGTCGCTTTACCTGAACACAAAATTCAAAGATTCgatttaaagaattttgttagagatattttgaagaaaagacCTCAAATTATTTCCCATTTATCCGTTGATGATGAAAAGTTCAATTACCTATTAATGCCTTTATTTATTGAAGCTTGTGGTTGCACTCAAATGGATGAAGATATTATGCCCTATGTCGAACCCTTGGGAAATTTAATTGCTGGAACATATTCAGATCAAGATTCAAATCTACCACAATATAAAATCGTCGAATTTTCTACTGATCAACCCAACTCTCTTAATACATTTCCCAATCGAATAATTAGACTAATAGATGATTTAAAAACAAGAGAAAGTGCACTTAAAGCTCTTTTGGGCGTTAGACCCTTGAATAAGAAAatcattataaagaaattaagatTATTAGTGGAACTTGATTTTAAGGATGATGAGATGTCCTATTTTGTTTTGCATATTCTGCATGACTTAATGTCAAAATctgaatttttaaagttatcagaagatttaaaattagtggataaattattaaaattagttcaAAGCTCCAAAGCAGCGATATATCCCTTTCagaatttaaatctaatatgCACGTCAAACATAGAGAACTTTCTTTCTgctaaagaaatatttgatgTTCTGGTCCCTCATTTATCATCTGGTCAGCCTAAGATTCGGCACTGTGTTCTTAATTCTCTTGCTGCTCTTAAATCCAACGAAGAGGAAAACACAATAATGAAACATGCTCTTGAAGCAGAAcggattaaaattgatttaagtaaTTATAAGGAGCGAATCCGTTTGCTTAGTTATCTTGAGAAGAGACCTGATGATGAGGGAAACACTCTAAGGTCATCATCTGTTCTTGAAGAGGTAAGAATAAGAGTACTCTGCTCTAATCTTATGTTAAATTTCTCACTTTTGTGGGAACCAATTGCTCAATTGATTTTATCTTTCCCGAAAAATTCGTCAGATCAATCTTTATTTTGGAAgatatattttgagatattaagtagtgcatatcaaaatataactaGTGATGATTGTGGGGATAATGTGGACTATGTCAACTTTAGAAATCTTCTTTTGAAAATGTGTGAATCACTTCCTGGAACGCAATTACAGAAATGGAATAGAAACTTTGTTTCAAATTTCCttgatatctttttaattaatgaatttaatcgAAAGCGTAAAGACGATGTGAATGaagaattagaagaaaaaaatatggatggaaatgaagaaaatggcAATTTAGATGTCTTAAATTGTATAGAGAATGGTCAAGACATTGAAGTCATGGCAATTGACTCAGTTAAAGTTAATGAAAGTGAGAATATGGAAGAGTTTAGTCTAGAAAAGACGGAAACTAAGTATTTTAAGGCGATCAAAAACGTCTCAAAATCCTTGAATcatcatttgaaaattttctctaaaatgtCTAATCTACGTTCAGTATACCGATACGTTGATTTAAGAgcatttattgttcaaaatttactttCGGATCCATTTTTAGAGAATCGGAAGATGGCATTAGATTTTATTTTGGTATCAGAAAACAAGTGCATTAATCAAAATCAGAGGGATGTTCTAAATGCCTTGACAGACAAAAAAGGCTGGAAGACCAGTTTGAGGGATTTTGTTCAAAAGTTCAACGaagaaaatgaagtttattCATCAGTATCATGGATAACTAACAAGTTTATCTCTGGTTTGCTAAAAGAAACGCGTTATCTGAAACATACAAGTCAAGTGAGTAATCGTAAAACTATATTGgagattatttctaaatttaaagactttgataatattttcaacGATATCCTTGACGACATAGACACGACTCATTATTGGGAGCTTAACTTTGATATACTTCTAATTGGGCGTCAATATCTTTCAATCTCTGATAATTTAGCAAAGAGGGCAATTTCTACTGTTGAAGTAAATCTTCCATACATTAACAAGgattctaaaaaatcaaaagatcGATACAAAGCCATCGAAGTTTACACTAAGTTAATTAAGACTTTGAGAAATCAATATCTATGGccttttgagacaaaaaaaattcatgaagaCTTGCATTCTTCCACTGTTTATCGAT